Part of the Oscillospiraceae bacterium genome is shown below.
ACATGGAAGACCGGTGAAATTACCGCTAGGCAAGCAATGAACATCTTGAATCTAAAACCCAATACATTTTATAGAAGAGTCAAGGCTTTTGAAACGGCAAGTTAAATGTCGAACATCTTCTATCTGAGAAATGGTGGTGGTACTATTACAGTACCGCCATTATTTATTTTTTGCGGAAAAATTGTATTTACTGAAATTCTTGTAAAAATATAATATATTTGCTGATTTTATCGGCATTTTGATTTTAAGACAATTTTATTCTAATTATTTCTCTATCAGTGATTTTATTTTAATTATTACTGTATTTTTCTCTTATTATAAGAGATATTTTATTCGGGTAAAAATACCCCGCATTATAAATATAGATTCGGGAAGATTACCCTGTTGGTCTTTTTAAAGATTTGACGAATTACCGTAGACGATGTATCATCCGAACATAAGCGGTAATAAGACCCCCACATAACAGATATAAAAAAATTATATGTAATACGGGGGTGATATTACCAAAATTATAAAAGGAGATGATAATGAATTATAAAGAGTTCTTAAAAAAATTAGGTAATCCAGACCCGATATGTTTTCTTAATAATAAAATAAAAATCAGTTTAGAAGATGTACCCCAATATATTGACGAGTATAATATTTACTTTATTCCCAATATCGGTGGTACAAAAAAGGAAGACATAACAGAGTTTAAAACATTTTTTGTTGATTTAGACGCCGGAAAAGATTCAAAAGGCAATTTCTTGCCTGGAAAAACAGTAAAAAAATACAAAACGGAACAATGGAAAAAGATTAATTCTTTCAGCATACCGCCAAATATAGTGAATGAGACGAGGAACGGGCTACACCTTTACTGGTTCATTAAAGAAAAAATAACTCCTGAACTCTGGCAAAAAATTGAAGATGCATTGGTTAATCATTTTGATGGAGATGTCAAAGCAAAGCATTGCGCTAAGCAAATGAGATTGCCCGATACCTTTTGGAGAAAAGAATCACAGTACCCACCATACCCTTGTAGGGT
Proteins encoded:
- a CDS encoding recombinase family protein, which gives rise to TWKTGEITARQAMNILNLKPNTFYRRVKAFETAS